In the genome of Pseudorca crassidens isolate mPseCra1 chromosome 12, mPseCra1.hap1, whole genome shotgun sequence, one region contains:
- the MRPL40 gene encoding large ribosomal subunit protein mL40 isoform X3: MRAEPLQKKKKVDLKKDQAAKERLKKRIRRLEKASQELVPIEDFITPVKFLNKARQRPPVELPFEENERRALLLKKWALYKQCEHEMERGAIASLLEAQREALQELKLTAPELHAEATKRDPSLFPFERQGPDYTPPIANYQPPEGRYHDITKVYTQMEFKR, encoded by the exons ATGAG AGCAGAACCTctgcaaaagaagaagaaggtggACCTTAAAAAAGACCAGGCAGCAAAGGAGCGCTTGAAAAAGAGGATCCGACGACTGGAAAAGGCGAGCCAGGAGCTCGTTCCCATTGAGGATTTTATCACGCCCGTTAAGTTCTTAAATAAAGCGAG GCAGCGGCCGCCAGTGGAACTCCCCTTTGAAGAGAACGAGCGGAGAGCCCTGCTTCTGAAGAAATGGGCACTGTACAAGCAGTGTGAGCATGAGATGGAGAGGGGCGCCATTGCGTCCCTGCTCGAGGCCCAGCGGGAAGCTCTGCAGGAGCTGAAGCTCACGGCCCCAGAACTCCATGCCGAGGCCACCAAGCGGGACCCCAGTCTGTTTCCCTTTGAGAGACAAGGGCCAGACTACACACCGCCGATCGCCAACTACCAACCCCCGGAAGGCAGGTACCACGATATCACCAAGGTGTACACACAGATGGAGTTCAAGAGATAG
- the C12H22orf39 gene encoding synaptic plasticity regulator PANTS isoform X1: protein MGEELVVRSRGSLVPPPISHAAVRGLRRRVRQSRDMAEGGGWQPPRPCEAYRAEWELCSSAGHFLRHYYVHGERPACGQWRRDLDSCREWEERRSAEAQVTRPGVPSPGRPGTSPGARDAGRRGRALKKGFSSSLHVYWGACFDLYP from the exons ATGGGCGAGGAGTTAGTGGTGAGATCTCGGGGCTCATTAGTCCCTCCGCCCATCAGTCACGCGGCGGTCCGCGGGCTCAGGAGGCGGGTTAGGCAGTCCCGGGACATGGCGGAAGGTGGAGGCTGGCAG CCGCCGCGCCCGTGCGAGGCCTACCGCGCCGAGTGGGAGCTCTGCAGCAGCGCCGGCCACTTTCTCCGCCACTATTACGTCCACGGCGAGCGGCCGGCCTGTGGGCAGTGGCGGCGCGACCTGGACAGCTGCCGCGAGTGGGAGGAGCGCCGCAGCGCCGAGGCCCAGGTGACCCGACCCGGCGTGCCGAGCCCTGGAAGACCAGGAACCAGCCCGGGGGCTCGAGACGCTGGGAGAAGGGGGCGGGCCTTAAAAAAGGGGTTCAGTTCCAGCCTCCACGTGTACTGGGGAGCGTGCTTTGATTTATATCCTTAA
- the UFD1 gene encoding ubiquitin recognition factor in ER-associated degradation protein 1 isoform X1: MFSFNMFDHPIPRVFQNRFSTQYRCFSVSMLAGPNDRSDVEKGGKIIMPPSALDQLSRLNITYPMLFKLTNKNSDRMTHCGVLEFVADEGICYLPHWMMQNLLLEEGGLVQVESVNLQVATYSKFQPQSPDFLDITNPKAVLENALRNFACLTTGDVIAINYNEKIYELRVMETKPDRAVSIIECDMNVDFDAPLGYKEPERQAQHEEAAEGEADHSSYAGELGFRAFSGSGNRLDGKKKGVEPSPSPIKPGDIKRGIPNYEFKLGKITFIRNSRPLVKKVEEDDAGGRFVAFSGEGQSLRKKGRKP; this comes from the exons TTCTCCTTCAACATGTTTGACCACCCGATTCCCCGGGTCTTCCAGAACCGCTTCTCCACGCAGTACCGCTGCTTCTCCGTGTCCATGCTCGCGGGGCCTAATGACAGGTCAGAtgtggagaaaggagggaaga TAATTATGCCACCCTCAGCCCTCGACCAACTCA GCCGACTTAACATCACCTACCCCATGCTGTTCAAACTGACCAACAAGAACTCGGACCGCATGACGCACTGTGGCGTGCTGGAGTTTGTGGCTGACGAGGGCATCTGCTACCTCCCGCACTGG ATGATGCAGAACCTGCTGCTGGAGGAGGGGGGCCTGGTTCAGGTAGAGAGCGTCAACCTGCAGGTAGCCACGTACTCCAAGTTCCAGCCCCAGAGCCCCGACTTCCTGGACATCACCAACCCCAAGGCTGT GTTAGAAAACGCATTGAGAAACTTTGCGTGTCTGACCACCGGGGATGTGATTGCCATCAACTACAATGAGAAG ATCTATGAGCTGCGGGTGATGGAGACTAAGCCTGACAGGGCTGTGTCCATCATCGAGTGTGACATGAAC GTGGACTTCGATGCTCCACTGGGCTACAAGGAGCCGGAGAGACAAGCCCAGCATGAGGAGGCAGCC GAAGGTGAAGCTGACCACAGCAGCTATGCTGGGGAGCTGGGCTTCCGC GCCTTCTCCGGCTCCGGGAATAGACTGGATGGGAAGAAGAAGGGTGTagagcccagcccctccccaatcAAGCCCGGAGACATCAAGAG AGGAATTCCCAACTATGAATTTAAACTTGGTAAGATCACGTTCATCAGAAATTCACGTCCACTGGTCAAAAAGGTTGAAGAG GATGACGCTGGAGGCAGATTCGTCGCTTTCTCTGGAGAAGGACAGTCTCTGCgtaaaaagggaagaaagccaTAG
- the MRPL40 gene encoding large ribosomal subunit protein mL40 isoform X1, whose protein sequence is MAAAALRAALRPPSRLLGARPTQTRDAHQRASLLSFWGLVPMRAEPLQKKKKVDLKKDQAAKERLKKRIRRLEKASQELVPIEDFITPVKFLNKARQRPPVELPFEENERRALLLKKWALYKQCEHEMERGAIASLLEAQREALQELKLTAPELHAEATKRDPSLFPFERQGPDYTPPIANYQPPEGRYHDITKVYTQMEFKR, encoded by the exons ATGGCGGCCGCGGCGCTGAGGGCGGCTCTGCGCCCGCCGAGCCG GCTCCTGGGAGCGCGGCCGACGCAGACGAGGGACGCGCACCAGCGGGCCTCGTTGCTGTCGTTCTGGGGACTCGTGCCCATGAG AGCAGAACCTctgcaaaagaagaagaaggtggACCTTAAAAAAGACCAGGCAGCAAAGGAGCGCTTGAAAAAGAGGATCCGACGACTGGAAAAGGCGAGCCAGGAGCTCGTTCCCATTGAGGATTTTATCACGCCCGTTAAGTTCTTAAATAAAGCGAG GCAGCGGCCGCCAGTGGAACTCCCCTTTGAAGAGAACGAGCGGAGAGCCCTGCTTCTGAAGAAATGGGCACTGTACAAGCAGTGTGAGCATGAGATGGAGAGGGGCGCCATTGCGTCCCTGCTCGAGGCCCAGCGGGAAGCTCTGCAGGAGCTGAAGCTCACGGCCCCAGAACTCCATGCCGAGGCCACCAAGCGGGACCCCAGTCTGTTTCCCTTTGAGAGACAAGGGCCAGACTACACACCGCCGATCGCCAACTACCAACCCCCGGAAGGCAGGTACCACGATATCACCAAGGTGTACACACAGATGGAGTTCAAGAGATAG
- the C12H22orf39 gene encoding synaptic plasticity regulator PANTS isoform X2: protein MGEELVVRSRGSLVPPPISHAAVRGLRRRVRQSRDMAEGGGWQPPRPCEAYRAEWELCSSAGHFLRHYYVHGERPACGQWRRDLDSCREWEERRSAEAQRSLRESEQARVRAARKHGLVWAPRQSPPADWHLPLPQDNDW, encoded by the exons ATGGGCGAGGAGTTAGTGGTGAGATCTCGGGGCTCATTAGTCCCTCCGCCCATCAGTCACGCGGCGGTCCGCGGGCTCAGGAGGCGGGTTAGGCAGTCCCGGGACATGGCGGAAGGTGGAGGCTGGCAG CCGCCGCGCCCGTGCGAGGCCTACCGCGCCGAGTGGGAGCTCTGCAGCAGCGCCGGCCACTTTCTCCGCCACTATTACGTCCACGGCGAGCGGCCGGCCTGTGGGCAGTGGCGGCGCGACCTGGACAGCTGCCGCGAGTGGGAGGAGCGCCGCAGCGCCGAGGCCCAG CGGTCCCTACGTGAGAGCGAGCAGGCGAGAGTCCGGGCTGCACGGAAGCACGGCCTGGTGTGGGCCCCCAGGCAGAGCCCCCCTGCAGACTGgcacctccctctgccccaggacAACGACTGGTGA
- the MRPL40 gene encoding large ribosomal subunit protein mL40 isoform X2: MAAAALRAALRPPSRAEPLQKKKKVDLKKDQAAKERLKKRIRRLEKASQELVPIEDFITPVKFLNKARQRPPVELPFEENERRALLLKKWALYKQCEHEMERGAIASLLEAQREALQELKLTAPELHAEATKRDPSLFPFERQGPDYTPPIANYQPPEGRYHDITKVYTQMEFKR; encoded by the exons ATGGCGGCCGCGGCGCTGAGGGCGGCTCTGCGCCCGCCGAGCCG AGCAGAACCTctgcaaaagaagaagaaggtggACCTTAAAAAAGACCAGGCAGCAAAGGAGCGCTTGAAAAAGAGGATCCGACGACTGGAAAAGGCGAGCCAGGAGCTCGTTCCCATTGAGGATTTTATCACGCCCGTTAAGTTCTTAAATAAAGCGAG GCAGCGGCCGCCAGTGGAACTCCCCTTTGAAGAGAACGAGCGGAGAGCCCTGCTTCTGAAGAAATGGGCACTGTACAAGCAGTGTGAGCATGAGATGGAGAGGGGCGCCATTGCGTCCCTGCTCGAGGCCCAGCGGGAAGCTCTGCAGGAGCTGAAGCTCACGGCCCCAGAACTCCATGCCGAGGCCACCAAGCGGGACCCCAGTCTGTTTCCCTTTGAGAGACAAGGGCCAGACTACACACCGCCGATCGCCAACTACCAACCCCCGGAAGGCAGGTACCACGATATCACCAAGGTGTACACACAGATGGAGTTCAAGAGATAG
- the UFD1 gene encoding ubiquitin recognition factor in ER-associated degradation protein 1 isoform X2 — MTVIMPPSALDQLSRLNITYPMLFKLTNKNSDRMTHCGVLEFVADEGICYLPHWMMQNLLLEEGGLVQVESVNLQVATYSKFQPQSPDFLDITNPKAVLENALRNFACLTTGDVIAINYNEKIYELRVMETKPDRAVSIIECDMNVDFDAPLGYKEPERQAQHEEAAEGEADHSSYAGELGFRAFSGSGNRLDGKKKGVEPSPSPIKPGDIKRGIPNYEFKLGKITFIRNSRPLVKKVEEDDAGGRFVAFSGEGQSLRKKGRKP, encoded by the exons ATGACAG TAATTATGCCACCCTCAGCCCTCGACCAACTCA GCCGACTTAACATCACCTACCCCATGCTGTTCAAACTGACCAACAAGAACTCGGACCGCATGACGCACTGTGGCGTGCTGGAGTTTGTGGCTGACGAGGGCATCTGCTACCTCCCGCACTGG ATGATGCAGAACCTGCTGCTGGAGGAGGGGGGCCTGGTTCAGGTAGAGAGCGTCAACCTGCAGGTAGCCACGTACTCCAAGTTCCAGCCCCAGAGCCCCGACTTCCTGGACATCACCAACCCCAAGGCTGT GTTAGAAAACGCATTGAGAAACTTTGCGTGTCTGACCACCGGGGATGTGATTGCCATCAACTACAATGAGAAG ATCTATGAGCTGCGGGTGATGGAGACTAAGCCTGACAGGGCTGTGTCCATCATCGAGTGTGACATGAAC GTGGACTTCGATGCTCCACTGGGCTACAAGGAGCCGGAGAGACAAGCCCAGCATGAGGAGGCAGCC GAAGGTGAAGCTGACCACAGCAGCTATGCTGGGGAGCTGGGCTTCCGC GCCTTCTCCGGCTCCGGGAATAGACTGGATGGGAAGAAGAAGGGTGTagagcccagcccctccccaatcAAGCCCGGAGACATCAAGAG AGGAATTCCCAACTATGAATTTAAACTTGGTAAGATCACGTTCATCAGAAATTCACGTCCACTGGTCAAAAAGGTTGAAGAG GATGACGCTGGAGGCAGATTCGTCGCTTTCTCTGGAGAAGGACAGTCTCTGCgtaaaaagggaagaaagccaTAG